In the genome of Paenibacillus pabuli, one region contains:
- a CDS encoding ABC transporter ATP-binding protein produces MFKAFIEPFRQPPPPIDPETLKAGGGRKPKARAKNWSGTLGRIWTYLARRKVKLTMVLLMVFASSALALLGPYMVGVAVDKFIDGEATSSSWTTFLLGLVAVYVFFSLTSWLQNIWMIEIAQETVFRMRYDLFSHLHKLPIPFFGKRQQGEIMSRVTNDIENVSGTLNSSAIQIFSSILTLLGTFGVMLWLSPLLTLLTFIVVPLMAIGMRWITRRTGPLFKQRQRNLGELNGYIEETLSGQKIIKAFSQEERVIRGFEERNTNIRLSGFWAQTISGFIPKLMNGLNNLSFAIVAGIGGILAIQGSVTVGVIIIFVEYARQFTRPLNDLANQWNTLLSAIAGAERVFEVLDEDEEAKDEGAAVSLDKVEGAVRFNNVSFGYDEGRNILHEINFEAKPGEMIALVGPTGAGKTTLIQLLSRFYDATAGTLTVDGRDITTIRRENLRSHMAFVLQDSFLFQGTIRENIRFGRLDATDEEVEAASRLANAHSFIMRMKDEYDKVLQADGSGISQGQKQLLAIARAILADPSILVLDEATSSIDTVTEIKIQEGLQRLMQGRTSFVIAHRLNTIRQADRILVLKDGQLLEQGSHDTLLKQGGFYSELYYSQLRNKAQ; encoded by the coding sequence ATGTTCAAAGCATTCATTGAACCTTTCCGTCAGCCACCTCCGCCGATTGATCCCGAGACGCTCAAGGCAGGTGGAGGTCGCAAACCGAAGGCGCGGGCGAAGAATTGGTCCGGTACTTTAGGCCGGATCTGGACGTATCTGGCACGCCGCAAGGTCAAACTGACGATGGTACTGCTGATGGTATTCGCCAGTTCCGCACTCGCTTTGCTTGGACCGTACATGGTCGGTGTGGCTGTGGATAAATTCATTGATGGAGAAGCAACGAGTTCAAGCTGGACGACATTTTTATTGGGTTTGGTGGCAGTCTATGTATTCTTCTCCCTGACGTCATGGCTGCAAAATATATGGATGATTGAAATTGCACAGGAGACGGTGTTCCGTATGCGATACGATCTGTTCTCCCATCTGCACAAACTGCCGATTCCATTCTTCGGCAAGCGTCAGCAGGGTGAGATTATGAGCCGGGTCACCAATGACATTGAAAATGTCAGCGGTACGTTGAACAGCTCAGCCATTCAGATTTTCTCCAGTATATTAACCTTGCTTGGAACGTTTGGCGTGATGCTCTGGCTAAGTCCGCTGCTCACCTTGCTTACATTTATCGTTGTGCCGCTCATGGCCATTGGCATGCGCTGGATTACACGCAGAACCGGGCCACTGTTCAAACAACGTCAACGTAATCTCGGCGAACTCAATGGGTACATTGAGGAGACCTTGTCCGGGCAGAAGATTATTAAGGCATTCTCTCAGGAGGAGCGGGTCATTCGGGGGTTTGAGGAACGAAATACAAACATCCGGTTGTCCGGTTTCTGGGCACAGACGATCTCCGGTTTTATTCCCAAGCTGATGAATGGTCTGAACAACCTGAGCTTTGCGATTGTCGCAGGCATCGGCGGGATTTTGGCGATTCAAGGTTCCGTTACAGTCGGAGTGATTATCATCTTCGTGGAATATGCCCGTCAGTTTACCCGTCCGCTTAACGATCTGGCCAACCAGTGGAATACGTTGCTGTCTGCGATTGCCGGGGCAGAGCGAGTATTCGAAGTGCTGGATGAGGATGAGGAAGCGAAGGATGAAGGCGCAGCGGTATCTCTGGACAAAGTGGAGGGAGCGGTTCGCTTCAACAACGTATCCTTTGGATACGATGAAGGGCGCAACATTTTGCATGAGATTAACTTTGAAGCAAAACCGGGCGAGATGATTGCTCTTGTAGGTCCGACTGGAGCAGGGAAAACGACATTAATACAGCTGTTATCCCGTTTCTATGATGCTACAGCCGGTACGCTTACAGTGGATGGACGTGACATTACAACCATTCGGCGCGAAAATTTGCGCTCGCATATGGCATTTGTCCTTCAGGATTCATTCCTGTTCCAGGGCACGATTCGGGAAAATATCCGTTTTGGACGCCTGGATGCAACCGATGAAGAGGTGGAAGCCGCTTCAAGGCTGGCGAATGCTCATTCCTTCATCATGCGGATGAAGGATGAGTACGACAAAGTGCTTCAGGCCGACGGAAGCGGCATCAGTCAGGGACAGAAGCAGCTGCTTGCGATTGCCCGGGCAATTTTGGCCGATCCGTCCATCCTTGTATTGGATGAGGCGACGAGCAGTATCGATACGGTCACGGAGATTAAAATCCAGGAAGGGCTGCAGCGCCTGATGCAAGGCCGCACCAGCTTTGTCATCGCCCACAGGCTGAACACAATTCGCCAAGCCGATCGCATTCTTGTACTGAAGGATGGTCAGCTCCTGGAGCAAGGTTCGCATGATACATTACTGAAACAAGGCGGCTTCTACAGCGAACTGTATTACAGTCAGCTGCGGAACAAGGCTCAATAG